The following proteins come from a genomic window of Myroides odoratus DSM 2801:
- the rplA gene encoding 50S ribosomal protein L1 codes for MAKLTKKQKEAAAKIEKGRFYSLKEGSALIKEVASAKFDESVDIAVRLGVDPRKANQMVRGVVTLPHGTGKDVRVLALVTPDKEAEATAAGADYVGLDEYLQKIKDGWTDVDVIITMPAVMGKLGPLGRILGPRGLMPNPKTGTVTMDVAKAVQEVKAGKIDFKVDKTGIVHAGIGKVSFSADMIQENAAELIQTLIKLKPTAAKGTYVKSIHISSTMSPAIALDPKAV; via the coding sequence ATGGCAAAATTAACAAAAAAGCAAAAGGAAGCTGCTGCTAAAATTGAGAAAGGTAGATTTTATTCTTTGAAAGAAGGTTCTGCTTTAATTAAAGAAGTTGCTTCTGCAAAATTTGACGAATCTGTTGATATCGCAGTGCGTTTGGGTGTAGATCCACGTAAAGCAAATCAAATGGTGCGTGGGGTAGTTACTTTACCACACGGAACTGGAAAAGATGTTAGAGTGTTAGCATTAGTTACTCCAGATAAAGAAGCTGAAGCTACAGCTGCTGGGGCTGACTATGTTGGATTAGATGAGTACCTACAAAAAATTAAAGACGGTTGGACAGATGTTGATGTAATCATCACGATGCCTGCTGTTATGGGTAAATTAGGACCATTAGGACGTATTTTAGGTCCTAGAGGATTAATGCCTAACCCTAAAACTGGTACTGTAACTATGGACGTAGCGAAAGCAGTTCAAGAAGTGAAAGCTGGTAAAATCGATTTTAAAGTTGATAAAACGGGAATCGTTCACGCAGGTATTGGAAAAGTATCATTTAGTGCTGATATGATTCAAGAGAATGCAGCTGAATTGATTCAAACATTAATCAAATTAAAACCAACAGCAGCTAAAGGTACTTATGTTAAGTCTATTCATATATCTAGTACTATGAGCCCTGCTATTGCTTTAGACCCTAAAGCAGTATAA
- the tuf gene encoding elongation factor Tu, whose amino-acid sequence MAKETFDRSKPHLNIGTIGHVDHGKTTTTAAITKVLADAGFSEARSFDSIDNAPEEKERGITINTSHVEYQTKNRHYAHVDCPGHADYVKNMVTGAAQMDGAILVVAATDGPMPQTREHILLGRQVGIPRIVVFLNKVDLVDDAELLELVEMEVRDLLSFYQYDGDNGPVVQGSALGALNGEQKWVDALLQLMDEVDAWIEEPVRDNEKPFLMPVEDVFTITGRGTVATGRIETGVANTGDAVEIIGMGADKLTSTVTGVEMFRKILDRGEAGDNVGLLLRGIDKTDIRRGMVICKPGSVKPHAKFKAEVYILKKEEGGRHTPFHNNYRPQFYVRTTDVTGTIQLPEGTEMVMPGDNLTITVELLSPIALSIGLRFAIREGGRTVGAGQVTEILD is encoded by the coding sequence ATGGCAAAGGAAACTTTTGATCGTTCGAAACCGCACTTAAACATCGGTACTATCGGACACGTTGACCACGGTAAAACTACTACTACTGCTGCTATTACTAAAGTTTTAGCTGACGCAGGATTCTCAGAAGCTCGTTCATTTGATTCAATTGATAATGCTCCAGAAGAAAAAGAGCGTGGTATTACAATTAATACTTCTCACGTAGAGTACCAAACTAAAAACCGTCACTATGCACACGTTGACTGTCCAGGTCACGCGGATTACGTGAAAAACATGGTTACTGGTGCTGCTCAAATGGATGGTGCTATCTTAGTAGTTGCTGCTACTGATGGACCAATGCCACAAACTCGTGAGCACATCTTATTAGGACGCCAAGTAGGTATTCCTAGAATTGTTGTTTTCTTAAACAAAGTTGACTTAGTAGATGACGCTGAGTTATTAGAGCTTGTTGAAATGGAAGTTAGAGATTTATTATCTTTCTACCAATACGACGGTGATAATGGACCAGTAGTTCAAGGTTCTGCTTTAGGAGCTTTAAACGGAGAGCAAAAATGGGTTGATGCATTATTACAATTAATGGATGAAGTTGACGCTTGGATCGAAGAGCCAGTACGTGACAACGAAAAACCATTCTTAATGCCAGTAGAAGACGTATTTACAATTACAGGACGTGGAACTGTTGCTACAGGACGTATCGAAACTGGAGTTGCTAATACAGGAGATGCTGTTGAAATCATCGGTATGGGAGCTGACAAATTAACTTCTACTGTAACAGGAGTTGAGATGTTCCGTAAAATCTTAGACCGTGGTGAAGCTGGAGATAACGTAGGTTTATTATTGAGAGGTATTGACAAAACTGATATCCGTCGTGGTATGGTTATTTGTAAACCAGGTTCAGTAAAACCACACGCTAAATTCAAAGCTGAGGTTTATATCTTGAAAAAAGAAGAAGGTGGACGTCACACTCCATTCCATAACAATTACCGTCCACAGTTCTACGTACGTACAACTGACGTAACTGGAACTATCCAATTACCAGAAGGAACTGAAATGGTTATGCCTGGAGATAACTTAACTATCACTGTTGAGTTGTTAAGCCCAATCGCATTATCAATCGGTCTACGTTTCGCTATCCGTGAAGGTGGTAGAACAGTAGGTGCTGGTCAGGTAACTGAAATTTTAGACTAA
- the secE gene encoding preprotein translocase subunit SecE — protein MAKVFNYISEAFTELKSNVTWSPWAEVQKYTIVIAIFAIVLALATWGVDSLFGDLLGKFYNWIRS, from the coding sequence ATGGCAAAGGTATTTAATTACATATCAGAAGCTTTTACAGAACTTAAATCAAATGTAACTTGGTCTCCTTGGGCTGAAGTGCAAAAGTATACAATCGTGATTGCAATTTTTGCAATTGTATTGGCACTTGCTACTTGGGGAGTGGATAGTTTATTTGGGGACTTGTTAGGGAAGTTTTATAATTGGATAAGATCATAA
- the rpsU gene encoding 30S ribosomal protein S21 — translation MLIIPIKDGENIDRALKRYKRKFDRTGTLRQLRSRQHFTKPSVLKRDKMQKAEYIQHLRDSVEI, via the coding sequence ATGTTGATCATTCCAATTAAAGACGGAGAAAATATTGATAGAGCACTAAAGCGCTACAAAAGAAAATTTGACAGAACAGGTACGTTACGTCAATTAAGATCTCGTCAGCACTTTACAAAACCATCGGTTTTAAAAAGAGACAAGATGCAAAAAGCAGAGTATATCCAACACTTAAGAGATTCAGTAGAAATCTAG
- the rplK gene encoding 50S ribosomal protein L11 → MAKEISKVVKLQVKGGAANPSPPVGPALGAAGVNIMEFCKQFNARTQDKPGKVLPVQITVYKDKSFDFVVKTPPAAVQLLEAAKVKSGSGEPNRKKVASVTWEQVRAIAEDKMPDLNAFSVESAMSMIAGTARSMGISVTGTAPF, encoded by the coding sequence ATGGCAAAAGAAATTAGTAAAGTAGTTAAACTACAAGTTAAGGGAGGTGCTGCGAATCCTTCGCCACCGGTTGGACCTGCTTTGGGGGCTGCTGGAGTTAACATCATGGAGTTCTGTAAGCAATTTAATGCTAGAACACAAGATAAACCCGGTAAAGTTTTACCAGTACAAATTACTGTGTACAAAGACAAATCATTTGACTTTGTTGTTAAAACGCCACCTGCTGCTGTTCAATTATTAGAGGCTGCAAAAGTGAAATCTGGATCTGGTGAGCCTAATAGAAAAAAAGTAGCTAGCGTAACTTGGGAACAAGTTCGTGCTATCGCAGAAGACAAAATGCCGGATTTAAACGCATTTTCTGTTGAATCAGCGATGTCAATGATCGCGGGTACTGCAAGATCTATGGGTATATCAGTAACGGGAACAGCTCCTTTTTAA
- a CDS encoding sensor histidine kinase — translation MKINWYRHLALAINFGVMSSLSTSYYYFNKGKHLTQASFSDYIFSKNALLSFLITMCIYGTNVATSLLLSFYLDKREQKTQVPLSRKVRNILFFSNGLVVSIVSYYFFLSVLLWFFYNVPFQSFYAGENLHFSDFLGVVLISFFIIMIVFVFSYHDQLRVLEIKNKEMEIALQKSQIAHMKEQLSPHFLFNNLNVLISTIQEDPAKAEQFARSFSKIYRYVLERLDYASCALEEEVAFIQDYVYLLNVRYDQAVDFKISDEVAQWGATQIPTLSLQLLIENVIKHNAIPSEGKIAVTLSVVDGNLVMSNEKYAKPKSEDSTGLGLQNLSNRCQLLFQKKVEIEDVAHQFTVRIPLQSK, via the coding sequence ATGAAGATTAATTGGTATCGACATCTAGCATTGGCTATTAATTTTGGAGTGATGAGTAGCTTGTCTACGTCGTATTATTATTTTAATAAAGGAAAACACTTAACACAAGCTTCTTTTTCGGATTATATCTTTTCAAAAAATGCCTTGCTTTCTTTTCTGATTACCATGTGCATTTATGGAACTAATGTTGCAACGAGTTTATTGTTGAGTTTTTATTTGGATAAGAGAGAACAGAAAACGCAGGTGCCACTGAGCCGAAAAGTTAGAAATATTTTATTTTTCAGCAATGGACTAGTTGTTTCTATTGTATCCTACTATTTCTTTTTGAGTGTACTGTTGTGGTTTTTTTACAACGTTCCTTTTCAATCTTTTTATGCTGGAGAAAATCTCCATTTTAGTGATTTCTTAGGTGTTGTGCTTATTAGCTTTTTTATTATCATGATCGTCTTTGTATTTTCGTATCACGACCAGCTGAGAGTGCTCGAAATAAAAAACAAAGAAATGGAAATCGCACTGCAGAAGAGTCAGATTGCGCATATGAAAGAACAGCTGTCCCCGCACTTTTTATTTAACAACCTCAATGTACTCATTAGCACGATTCAAGAAGATCCGGCCAAAGCAGAGCAATTTGCTCGTTCTTTTTCTAAAATCTACCGCTATGTATTAGAGCGATTGGATTACGCTTCTTGTGCCTTGGAGGAAGAAGTCGCTTTTATTCAAGATTATGTCTATCTTTTAAATGTGAGATATGATCAGGCTGTTGATTTTAAAATTAGTGATGAGGTAGCCCAATGGGGAGCAACACAAATACCTACCTTGAGCTTGCAATTGCTGATAGAAAATGTAATCAAGCACAATGCAATTCCATCTGAGGGGAAAATTGCAGTAACTTTGAGTGTTGTTGATGGAAATCTAGTCATGAGCAATGAAAAATATGCAAAACCCAAATCAGAAGATTCTACAGGATTGGGATTGCAAAATTTATCCAATCGCTGTCAATTGCTATTTCAGAAAAAAGTTGAAATAGAAGATGTAGCGCATCAGTTTACAGTGCGTATTCCACTACAGAGCAAGTAA
- a CDS encoding LytR/AlgR family response regulator transcription factor → MNIVIIEDEKPAARLLTRELAKIGFDVQETLHSVSEAIPWLMQNEEPDLIFADIQLTDGLSLEIFEQIKLKHAAIIFVTSFDHYAIKAFKLNSIDYLLKPIDPAELVRAIGKYKTQYHKIGQQVEVLKQTLQGTSYPKRLIVKLGMQLKVILVDEVVCFYREDRGVYSVTREGKIHLLEEPSIEAILKMVDPSKFFRVNRHQIVAIDCIEQIIQLSTARLKLVLLNYSEEVIVSRERVVEFKLWLGAN, encoded by the coding sequence ATGAACATAGTAATTATAGAAGACGAAAAACCAGCAGCAAGATTATTGACTAGAGAGCTGGCCAAAATAGGATTTGATGTACAAGAAACCTTGCATTCGGTTAGTGAGGCAATTCCTTGGTTGATGCAAAACGAAGAGCCTGATTTGATATTTGCCGATATTCAATTAACAGATGGATTGTCTTTGGAAATATTCGAGCAAATAAAATTGAAACACGCGGCTATTATTTTCGTAACGAGTTTTGATCATTATGCTATCAAGGCATTTAAATTGAATAGTATTGATTATTTGTTGAAGCCTATTGATCCTGCAGAATTAGTAAGAGCTATTGGGAAGTATAAAACCCAATACCATAAAATAGGGCAACAAGTAGAGGTATTGAAGCAGACGTTGCAAGGAACGAGTTACCCCAAGCGATTAATTGTCAAGTTAGGGATGCAACTAAAAGTGATTTTGGTGGATGAGGTGGTTTGTTTCTATAGGGAAGACCGAGGGGTGTATAGTGTAACGAGAGAGGGAAAAATACATCTTCTAGAAGAACCGTCTATTGAGGCAATCTTAAAGATGGTGGACCCTTCGAAATTCTTTCGCGTGAATCGCCATCAGATTGTAGCGATTGACTGCATTGAACAAATCATTCAATTATCGACGGCTCGACTGAAACTAGTTTTACTGAACTATAGCGAAGAGGTGATTGTTAGTAGGGAGCGTGTTGTGGAATTTAAGCTGTGGTTAGGGGCAAATTAG
- a CDS encoding tyrosine-type recombinase/integrase has translation MDKNLEKFLEYLQKEKNYSSHTIEAYQQDIASFLVFVAESEQDYLIIKYEVVRLWIVALMEANLSKRSINRKMSALKAFYKFLMKVGEVEVSPLQQHKTLKVEKKLQLPFSVAEVDAVRLSLESQEGFDALRDLVIVEMLYCLGLRRSELCGVQVADVDFYTRMIRITGKGNKVRYVPMIEQLLVLLKRYKAEREIVLRDVQKINDFLIDSKGAKVDEIFVYRMINLYFSKTTTKEKNSPHMLRHAFATHLLENGADINSIKELMGHQSLASTEVYAHVNLKELKETYMKTHPRLKKKK, from the coding sequence ATGGACAAAAATTTAGAGAAATTTCTGGAGTACTTACAGAAGGAGAAAAATTATTCTTCTCATACCATAGAGGCATATCAACAGGATATCGCTTCTTTTTTAGTTTTTGTAGCGGAATCAGAGCAAGATTATTTGATAATCAAATACGAGGTAGTGCGTTTGTGGATTGTTGCTTTGATGGAGGCGAATCTAAGCAAGCGCTCCATTAATAGAAAAATGAGTGCACTTAAAGCGTTCTATAAGTTTTTGATGAAGGTGGGGGAGGTAGAGGTGAGTCCATTGCAACAACATAAAACACTCAAAGTAGAAAAGAAGTTGCAATTGCCTTTTTCTGTAGCTGAGGTTGATGCTGTTCGACTGTCTTTGGAGAGTCAAGAAGGATTTGATGCACTACGGGATTTGGTTATTGTAGAAATGCTATACTGTTTAGGGCTGCGAAGAAGCGAGCTATGTGGGGTGCAGGTAGCGGATGTGGATTTTTATACGCGTATGATTCGCATAACTGGTAAGGGAAATAAGGTTCGCTATGTGCCTATGATTGAGCAATTGCTTGTGCTTTTAAAACGCTATAAGGCAGAGCGAGAGATTGTTTTGAGGGATGTTCAGAAAATTAACGATTTTTTAATAGATAGTAAGGGTGCTAAAGTTGATGAAATATTTGTTTATCGAATGATTAATTTATATTTTAGTAAGACAACAACAAAGGAGAAAAATAGTCCTCATATGTTGAGGCATGCTTTCGCAACGCATCTCTTAGAAAACGGTGCAGATATCAACTCTATCAAAGAGTTGATGGGGCATCAAAGCTTAGCTTCGACAGAAGTATATGCTCATGTCAATTTGAAAGAATTGAAAGAGACCTACATGAAGACGCATCCTAGGTTGAAGAAAAAAAAATAG
- the nusG gene encoding transcription termination/antitermination protein NusG, with protein MADTNVKKWYVVRAVSGQENKVKNYIETEISRLGLSDYLSQVLVPTEKVVSEDKNGKKKTTERVYFPGYVMIEANLTGEVPHAIKSITGVIGFLGETRGGDPVPLRESEVNRMLGKVDELAVKVDSGAIPYEVGESVKVTDGPFKGFDATIENINEDKRKLEVMVKIFGRKTPLELSFTQVEKI; from the coding sequence ATGGCTGATACAAATGTCAAAAAATGGTATGTGGTTCGTGCGGTAAGTGGACAAGAGAACAAGGTGAAGAATTATATCGAAACTGAAATTTCTCGTTTAGGGTTGTCAGATTATCTTTCGCAAGTTTTAGTACCAACTGAAAAAGTGGTGTCTGAAGACAAGAACGGTAAGAAGAAAACAACAGAACGTGTCTATTTTCCAGGCTATGTGATGATTGAGGCTAACTTGACAGGTGAGGTTCCGCATGCTATTAAATCAATAACTGGTGTTATTGGATTCTTAGGAGAAACAAGAGGGGGTGACCCAGTTCCTTTAAGAGAATCAGAAGTAAATCGCATGTTAGGAAAAGTCGATGAATTGGCTGTTAAAGTTGATTCAGGTGCAATTCCTTATGAAGTTGGTGAGTCAGTAAAAGTGACTGATGGTCCATTTAAAGGTTTCGATGCAACTATCGAAAACATAAATGAAGACAAGCGTAAGCTAGAGGTAATGGTGAAGATTTTTGGAAGAAAGACACCTTTAGAATTAAGCTTTACACAAGTAGAAAAAATATAA
- the hpf gene encoding ribosome hibernation-promoting factor, HPF/YfiA family, which produces MKVNIQAVNFNVDRKLVDFINERMLKVGKFYDKVISVDVFLKVENTNEKENKTVEVKLLVPGDDIVAKKTCKTFEEGVDLGADAIERMVVKYKEKMKAH; this is translated from the coding sequence ATGAAAGTAAACATTCAAGCCGTTAATTTTAACGTAGATCGTAAGTTAGTAGATTTTATCAACGAAAGAATGCTGAAAGTAGGTAAGTTTTACGATAAAGTGATTTCTGTCGATGTATTTTTGAAAGTAGAAAATACCAATGAGAAAGAAAATAAAACAGTTGAGGTGAAATTATTAGTTCCAGGAGACGATATTGTTGCTAAAAAAACATGCAAAACTTTTGAGGAGGGGGTTGATTTGGGTGCCGATGCGATTGAACGCATGGTTGTGAAGTATAAAGAGAAAATGAAAGCACATTAA